Proteins encoded together in one Rossellomorea sp. y25 window:
- a CDS encoding putative holin-like toxin, with the protein MIETADVLQLMIAFGTLTVAIIAVTQQKKK; encoded by the coding sequence ATGATCGAAACGGCAGACGTACTACAATTGATGATTGCCTTTGGTACATTAACAGTAGCAATAATCGCAGTCACGCAACAAAAAAAGAAGTAA
- the kynB gene encoding arylformamidase, whose product MKIIDISRPLHHDTPVWPGDTPFSFSLNWTKEESGSVNVGQLTMSSHTGTHVDAPFHFDNEGKRILDLPLERFMGPAIVVSVEDAAEISSERLEEVDLSGVKKVLFKTNAWKNPEQFPERIPHIAKGLAPFLKEKGIDLIGVDLPSVDPLDSKELTAHHSLRHHDIGILEGIVLDHVEPGRYELVALPLPLKEGDGSPVRAILMDLT is encoded by the coding sequence TTGAAGATCATTGATATTTCCCGCCCGCTGCACCATGATACTCCTGTTTGGCCAGGGGACACTCCCTTTTCTTTTTCTTTGAATTGGACGAAGGAGGAATCGGGATCCGTGAATGTCGGTCAGCTTACCATGAGTTCTCATACTGGAACACACGTCGATGCCCCCTTCCACTTTGACAATGAAGGAAAGAGAATATTGGACCTGCCATTAGAGAGGTTTATGGGGCCGGCCATCGTTGTATCGGTGGAGGATGCTGCAGAGATAAGCAGTGAACGATTGGAAGAGGTCGACTTGTCAGGAGTTAAGAAGGTACTTTTCAAGACGAATGCATGGAAGAATCCCGAGCAGTTTCCTGAACGCATTCCTCACATTGCGAAAGGGCTCGCACCTTTTTTGAAGGAAAAAGGGATTGATTTGATTGGAGTAGATCTTCCTTCAGTCGATCCATTGGATAGTAAGGAGCTGACTGCTCACCATTCATTACGGCATCATGACATCGGAATATTGGAAGGGATTGTTCTTGACCATGTAGAGCCTGGACGATATGAATTGGTGGCTCTTCCCCTTCCTCTTAAAGAAGGAGATGGATCTCCCGTTCGAGCAATATTAATGGACCTGACATGA
- the kynU gene encoding kynureninase: MTDGEKLTLEHAKELDRQDSLAQFRNEFYIKKNHYYMDGNSLGLLSKRAEKSLLTSLEDWKEHGIDGWMDGEEPWFYYSEKLGEMTAPLVGAEKEEVIVTGSITTNLHQLLATFYKPDGNRTKILADELTFPSDIYAIQSQLELKGYTSDEHLIQVKSRDGYTLSEEDIIRDMTDDIALILLPSVLYRSGQLLDMKRLTSEAHKRGIVIGFDLAHSIGALPHQLHDDGVDFAVWCNYKYLNSGPGGVGGLFVHNRHKGKKPGLSGWFSSRKDKQFDMDHTLTHADSAGAFQIGTPHILSSAPLLGSLELFEEAGIENLRKKSLSLTRFMMDLFQQELSQYGFTICNPREDDQRGGHISLKHEEAARICKALKVNNVTPDFRSPNVIRLAPVALYSSYEDVWETIQILKMIMDKEEYKKFENTRNVVA; encoded by the coding sequence ATGACAGATGGAGAGAAGTTGACGTTGGAACACGCTAAGGAACTGGACAGGCAGGACTCATTGGCCCAATTCCGGAATGAATTTTACATAAAGAAAAATCACTATTATATGGATGGGAACTCCTTAGGTTTATTATCTAAACGGGCTGAGAAGTCGTTACTGACGTCATTGGAAGATTGGAAGGAACATGGGATTGATGGCTGGATGGATGGCGAGGAGCCCTGGTTCTATTATTCTGAGAAACTTGGCGAAATGACAGCCCCTTTAGTTGGGGCAGAAAAGGAAGAAGTGATTGTGACGGGTTCCATTACGACGAACCTTCATCAGTTACTCGCTACATTCTATAAACCAGATGGAAACCGCACCAAAATCCTTGCAGATGAATTGACTTTCCCTTCGGATATTTACGCGATCCAAAGTCAGCTGGAGTTAAAAGGCTACACCTCTGATGAACATCTGATTCAGGTAAAAAGCAGAGACGGATACACATTAAGTGAAGAGGACATCATCAGGGATATGACGGATGATATTGCTCTAATTCTGTTACCATCCGTTCTCTATCGAAGCGGACAGCTCCTGGATATGAAGCGATTGACGAGCGAAGCCCATAAACGTGGAATTGTGATTGGATTCGATCTGGCCCATTCGATAGGAGCTCTTCCTCATCAATTACATGATGACGGAGTGGACTTTGCCGTGTGGTGCAATTACAAATATTTAAATAGCGGACCGGGTGGTGTAGGTGGATTATTTGTTCATAACAGGCATAAAGGGAAGAAGCCTGGCCTTTCCGGATGGTTCAGCTCCCGTAAGGATAAGCAGTTTGATATGGATCATACGCTGACCCATGCAGATTCTGCAGGTGCCTTCCAAATTGGGACCCCGCATATATTAAGCAGTGCTCCATTACTTGGCTCGCTTGAGTTATTTGAAGAAGCCGGTATTGAGAACCTGAGAAAAAAATCCCTTTCTCTTACACGATTTATGATGGATTTATTTCAACAAGAACTTTCACAGTATGGGTTTACAATCTGTAACCCACGTGAAGATGATCAGAGAGGCGGGCACATTAGTTTAAAGCATGAAGAGGCGGCAAGAATTTGTAAAGCCTTGAAGGTGAACAATGTCACACCTGACTTCCGTTCTCCAAATGTGATCCGACTGGCTCCCGTCGCTCTCTATTCTTCGTATGAAGATGTGTGGGAGACCATCCAAATATTGAAAATGATCATGGACAAGGAAGAATATAAGAAGTTTGAAAATACGCGGAATGTTGTAGCGTAA
- a CDS encoding sigma 54-interacting transcriptional regulator: MTVKKKSWNENEAILHSLQDDILVTNTDGIILKVSDATGDIYNVNSADMVGKSVYDLEKEGVFSPILTPIVLKEKKKITLVQTSKEGKKLLVTGIPVFNETGELVRIVSYSHDVTELLNMKKYLTEMEDEMERVKSELEILRSRHYYSEGIIATSNEMKKVLQVALQVAEVDVNVLLLGESGVGKSHIAKFIHNKSQRKRGPFIEVNCGAIPDSLFEAEFFGYEPGSFTGADRKGKVGLAELAEGGTLFLDEIGELSLSNQVKILKFIQEKQFYRVGGTKQRKVDFRVLAATNKDLEAAVEEKEFRRDLFFRLNVVPITIPPLRERTSDIITLIDYFVNHFCDKYQRQRELDEGVVHQLLIQDWKGNVRELMNIIERLIVTSSKPLIEMENLPGPYIKHSADISGFEYNGQSLKDILESVEEQVLKNAREKHKTTIQMAQNLGISQPSVFRKLKKYKIK, from the coding sequence GTGACTGTAAAGAAAAAAAGTTGGAATGAAAATGAGGCGATTCTTCATTCGCTTCAAGATGATATTTTAGTAACCAATACAGATGGGATCATCTTGAAAGTAAGTGACGCAACCGGGGATATTTATAATGTGAACTCGGCAGACATGGTAGGGAAATCTGTATATGATCTGGAAAAAGAAGGCGTTTTTTCTCCGATATTAACTCCGATCGTTCTAAAAGAAAAGAAAAAAATAACGTTGGTCCAGACGAGTAAAGAAGGCAAGAAACTGCTGGTTACAGGGATCCCGGTATTCAATGAAACGGGTGAATTAGTGAGAATCGTAAGCTATTCCCATGATGTAACGGAATTATTGAATATGAAAAAGTATTTAACAGAAATGGAAGATGAGATGGAGAGGGTGAAAAGCGAGCTTGAAATCCTTAGAAGCCGTCATTATTATTCGGAAGGGATCATTGCCACAAGTAATGAGATGAAAAAGGTGTTACAGGTCGCCCTGCAAGTAGCAGAAGTCGATGTGAACGTCCTGCTCCTAGGGGAATCCGGTGTCGGCAAGTCCCATATCGCGAAATTCATACATAACAAAAGTCAGCGAAAAAGGGGTCCGTTCATTGAGGTCAATTGTGGAGCAATACCAGACTCATTATTTGAAGCAGAGTTCTTTGGCTATGAACCCGGATCTTTTACGGGTGCGGACCGCAAAGGGAAAGTAGGATTAGCAGAACTCGCTGAAGGCGGCACTCTATTCTTGGATGAAATAGGGGAGTTATCTCTATCGAACCAGGTCAAAATTCTAAAGTTCATCCAGGAGAAACAATTTTATCGCGTAGGCGGTACAAAGCAAAGGAAGGTTGACTTCCGGGTTCTGGCAGCTACGAACAAGGATTTAGAGGCAGCTGTTGAGGAGAAAGAATTCAGGAGGGATTTATTCTTCCGTTTGAATGTGGTTCCTATTACGATTCCTCCATTGAGAGAGAGAACATCAGACATTATTACGTTGATCGATTACTTTGTAAATCATTTTTGTGATAAATATCAGCGCCAGAGAGAGCTGGATGAAGGGGTTGTTCACCAGTTGTTGATTCAAGATTGGAAAGGGAATGTCAGAGAGCTAATGAATATAATTGAAAGGCTGATTGTGACATCATCCAAGCCATTAATTGAAATGGAAAATCTCCCTGGTCCATACATAAAGCATAGTGCTGATATTTCAGGATTTGAGTACAATGGTCAATCATTAAAAGACATTCTTGAGTCAGTCGAAGAACAAGTATTAAAGAATGCGAGGGAGAAGCACAAGACTACTATTCAAATGGCTCAAAACCTGGGAATTAGTCAGCCTTCAGTATTCAGAAAACTTAAAAAATACAAAATTAAATAA
- a CDS encoding YjiH family protein, with the protein MEVGKQNVSQLEARSGRTAREAMKFIIPSLLGVLLFLVPVTYEGNMTIGVGIFASYFQGLLEGVLPLFMTVIFGVSALMAIYTKMFKPQWIVNQSFLKGLFDVGYFWIAVRVLGSIFAVMTVNGSGPEWIISDFTGGTVLYSLVPVLATWFLFAGLLMPLLLDFGLMDFFGTLLQKIMKPLFQLPGRSSIDALASWMGSGTVGVLITTKQFEEGYYTKREAAVIATNFSVASIAFSLVIVSFIGLESMFVQLYGTVVIAGIAAAVICPRIPPLSRKKDTYYEPVGMQISETVPENVSRFQWGFEKAVEKASEVKSVGEVTKKGFQNVLDIWFGLIPLVMALGTIALVVAEYTPVFDILAYPIVPLLELLQIPQAADAAPAMIVGFADMFLPAVVGSGIESELTRFIIAAMSLTQLIYMSEIGILLIKSKIPISFLDLFIIFIQRTIITLPIVALLAHFFFM; encoded by the coding sequence ATGGAAGTCGGAAAACAAAATGTTAGTCAATTAGAAGCCCGGTCAGGCAGAACGGCAAGAGAAGCAATGAAGTTTATCATACCGTCCTTGTTAGGGGTACTTTTGTTCCTTGTGCCTGTTACGTATGAAGGAAATATGACTATCGGGGTCGGGATATTCGCTTCTTATTTTCAAGGGTTGCTGGAAGGTGTACTGCCATTATTCATGACTGTGATTTTTGGTGTATCGGCTCTTATGGCTATTTATACGAAAATGTTTAAACCTCAGTGGATTGTCAATCAATCATTTTTAAAAGGACTATTCGACGTAGGATACTTTTGGATCGCTGTTCGTGTCCTCGGTTCGATATTTGCGGTGATGACGGTAAATGGGAGTGGTCCCGAGTGGATTATTTCTGACTTTACGGGAGGAACCGTATTGTATTCGTTAGTTCCTGTCTTAGCCACTTGGTTTTTATTTGCAGGCTTATTGATGCCCCTGCTTTTAGATTTTGGATTGATGGATTTCTTCGGCACTCTGCTGCAGAAAATCATGAAGCCGCTTTTCCAATTGCCGGGACGATCCTCTATCGATGCTCTTGCATCCTGGATGGGGAGTGGCACCGTCGGCGTATTGATTACAACGAAACAATTTGAAGAGGGCTACTATACAAAGCGGGAAGCAGCAGTCATTGCGACAAACTTTTCCGTTGCTTCGATCGCTTTCAGTCTTGTGATTGTCAGCTTCATCGGATTGGAATCAATGTTTGTTCAACTGTATGGGACAGTGGTGATTGCAGGGATAGCAGCTGCGGTCATATGTCCGCGTATCCCGCCTCTTTCCCGAAAGAAAGACACCTATTATGAGCCGGTTGGCATGCAAATATCCGAAACCGTTCCTGAAAATGTTTCCCGTTTTCAGTGGGGGTTTGAAAAAGCAGTAGAAAAAGCATCAGAAGTGAAAAGTGTCGGAGAGGTAACGAAAAAAGGATTCCAGAACGTTCTGGATATCTGGTTTGGTCTTATTCCTTTAGTCATGGCCCTTGGAACGATCGCTTTAGTGGTAGCGGAATATACTCCAGTGTTTGACATATTGGCTTATCCAATTGTTCCACTATTAGAGTTATTACAAATTCCCCAGGCGGCAGATGCGGCTCCTGCCATGATCGTTGGTTTTGCAGACATGTTTTTACCTGCTGTAGTAGGGAGCGGAATTGAGAGTGAGTTAACAAGATTCATCATTGCTGCCATGTCTTTGACTCAATTAATCTACATGTCCGAGATTGGTATTCTATTAATCAAATCCAAGATTCCGATCAGCTTTTTAGATTTATTCATCATTTTTATCCAACGTACGATAATTACATTACCTATCGTCGCTTTATTGGCTCATTTCTTCTTTATGTAA
- a CDS encoding aspartate aminotransferase family protein, whose translation MERTFEQLIQNMPNRLAPSMAKDHPNLPVVKEEGCYYYGLDGKKYLDFTSGIAVTNVGHRHPKIVQAIKDAADGLMHGPSGVIMYESILRLADELAEILPGDLDSFFFANSGTEAIEGGIKLAKYVTKRPYVVSFTGCFHGRSLGALSVTTSKSKYRKFMQPSGLTYQVPYANERECPEGLDSVQYVVEKLEKDFETLFNHQVTPEEVACVILEPVLGEGGYIVPPKAWLKKVREICNRHDILLIFDEVQTGFGRTGNWFAAQTFDVTPDIMAIAKGIASGLPLSATVASNKLMKQWPLGSHGTTFGGNPIACSVGLATLEVMKEENLLDNTKTMGAYAVSRLELLKEKHNVIGSIRAVGLMIGIEIVHPQSGKPNREGLMNILDLALEKGVLFYLCGNHSEVIRMIPPLTVTKEQIDDGLRMLDEAITEYEESLMSHLD comes from the coding sequence ATGGAACGAACGTTTGAACAGCTTATTCAAAATATGCCTAATCGTCTGGCACCCAGTATGGCAAAGGATCACCCGAACTTACCGGTAGTAAAAGAAGAGGGGTGCTATTACTACGGGTTGGACGGAAAGAAATATCTTGATTTCACCTCTGGAATTGCCGTAACGAATGTTGGACATCGTCACCCAAAAATTGTACAAGCGATTAAAGATGCAGCAGATGGGCTTATGCACGGCCCATCAGGTGTCATAATGTATGAATCGATCCTTCGATTGGCTGATGAGCTTGCGGAGATTCTTCCGGGAGACTTAGATAGTTTCTTCTTTGCCAATAGTGGCACGGAAGCGATCGAGGGAGGAATCAAACTTGCGAAATATGTAACGAAGCGTCCTTATGTCGTTTCCTTTACCGGCTGTTTTCACGGGCGTTCACTTGGTGCGTTAAGTGTCACGACTTCTAAAAGTAAGTATCGAAAGTTTATGCAGCCATCTGGCCTGACGTATCAGGTTCCATATGCGAACGAAAGAGAGTGTCCCGAGGGACTTGACTCAGTCCAATATGTTGTTGAGAAGCTTGAAAAGGATTTCGAAACTCTCTTTAATCATCAGGTCACTCCTGAAGAGGTAGCGTGCGTCATATTAGAACCTGTCCTTGGTGAAGGTGGGTACATCGTTCCTCCGAAAGCATGGCTCAAAAAAGTAAGGGAGATTTGTAATCGTCACGATATTTTACTGATTTTCGATGAAGTCCAAACAGGCTTTGGACGTACGGGAAATTGGTTTGCCGCTCAAACCTTTGATGTAACACCGGATATCATGGCGATTGCAAAAGGGATTGCTTCGGGGCTGCCCCTGAGCGCGACGGTCGCATCGAATAAGCTCATGAAACAATGGCCACTTGGGAGCCATGGGACCACGTTTGGTGGAAATCCGATTGCGTGTTCCGTTGGACTTGCTACATTAGAAGTTATGAAGGAAGAGAATCTTCTCGATAATACGAAAACGATGGGGGCTTATGCAGTATCAAGGCTTGAACTCCTGAAGGAAAAACATAACGTAATCGGCAGTATTCGTGCTGTGGGGTTGATGATTGGAATTGAAATCGTTCATCCTCAATCAGGGAAGCCGAATCGGGAAGGTTTGATGAACATCCTTGACCTGGCTCTTGAAAAAGGAGTGTTATTCTACCTGTGCGGCAATCATAGTGAAGTGATACGTATGATTCCGCCACTTACTGTAACGAAAGAACAAATTGATGATGGACTGCGAATGTTGGATGAAGCTATAACGGAGTACGAAGAATCGTTAATGAGCCATCTTGATTAA
- a CDS encoding MurR/RpiR family transcriptional regulator — protein MSQHQHCLASIRSHYPQFSVTEKKIADYILENPTEIIHSTINGLAEDLGVADSTVFRFCKRIGFKGYQAMKIALASEIVTGLKDIHERIDEGDTAQTIATKVFRSNIKTIEDTLMVVDEKKLLKAVDIMINARSIEFFGSGGSGVIALDAYHKFIRTGLRVHAASDSHIQLMTASQMTSEDCAVFISHSGSTKDILQVLDIVKETGAKTICITNFAKSPLSQRVDTSLFTVSEETDYRSEALSSRIAQLTLIDALYVNLMMRREMEGQDALRKMRKAISVKRL, from the coding sequence ATGAGTCAACACCAGCATTGTTTAGCCAGTATACGCTCACACTATCCTCAATTTAGCGTGACCGAGAAGAAAATTGCCGACTATATACTTGAAAATCCAACTGAGATTATTCATTCAACGATTAATGGTTTAGCAGAAGATTTAGGGGTCGCGGACTCCACTGTCTTCCGCTTTTGTAAACGAATCGGCTTTAAAGGATATCAAGCGATGAAAATCGCTCTTGCTTCAGAAATTGTGACGGGACTTAAGGACATTCACGAGCGCATCGATGAAGGGGACACGGCTCAAACGATTGCCACAAAAGTATTCCGATCGAACATCAAAACCATCGAAGACACGTTAATGGTCGTTGATGAAAAGAAACTATTGAAAGCCGTGGACATCATGATCAACGCACGCTCAATCGAATTTTTCGGAAGTGGTGGATCCGGTGTCATCGCCCTTGACGCCTATCATAAATTCATTCGAACCGGCTTACGTGTGCATGCCGCGAGCGACAGTCATATCCAGTTGATGACCGCTTCCCAAATGACGAGTGAAGATTGTGCTGTATTCATCTCCCATTCCGGTTCAACGAAAGATATCCTCCAGGTTCTGGACATCGTCAAAGAAACCGGGGCAAAGACGATCTGCATCACCAATTTTGCAAAATCACCATTGAGCCAAAGAGTCGATACATCACTCTTCACCGTATCCGAAGAAACCGACTATCGCTCCGAGGCCCTCTCTTCCCGTATTGCGCAATTAACGTTAATTGATGCTCTCTATGTAAACCTGATGATGAGAAGGGAAATGGAAGGTCAGGATGCACTCCGCAAAATGAGGAAGGCTATTTCGGTTAAAAGACTATAA
- a CDS encoding gluconate:H+ symporter, with translation MSDQMLILVALAGIFLLLFLVIKTKLHAFVALLLVSLIVGIAAGMPLQEVVTSIQNGMGGTLGFVAVVVGLGAMFGRMLEVSGGAERLAQTLINKFGEDKAQWSLGITGFLVAIPVFFDVGFIILVPIVYGLAKKTGKSLLYYGIPLLAGLAVTHSFIPPTPGPIAVADLIGADLGWVILFGTLAGIPSMIIAGPLFAKFISKRIHAVVPDYMQVEEIEYDKELPSFAMIASLISIPLVLILLNTLSGVLLDEGNTIRSILTFLGHPFVALTIATLLTFTLLGTRRGYSRQDVQDIATKALEPAGIIILVTGAGGVFKQVLIDSGVGEVLGEMMAGSSLPPIALAFLIAMVVRVAQGSATVSMVTAAGLMSPLISTLGLEGPVLGLMVISIAAGATVFSHVNDSGFWLVNRYFGLDVKDTLKSWTMMETLIGFVGFTVVFIIGIFIG, from the coding sequence ATGTCTGATCAAATGCTTATTTTAGTTGCATTAGCCGGAATTTTTCTTCTATTATTTTTAGTTATTAAAACAAAGCTTCATGCTTTTGTTGCCTTATTATTAGTGAGTTTGATTGTGGGGATCGCCGCTGGAATGCCGCTGCAGGAAGTGGTTACCTCCATTCAAAATGGAATGGGCGGGACCCTTGGATTTGTCGCTGTCGTTGTTGGTTTAGGTGCGATGTTCGGTCGTATGCTTGAGGTTTCAGGGGGAGCGGAACGATTAGCTCAAACATTGATTAATAAATTTGGTGAAGATAAAGCGCAATGGTCCCTTGGTATCACAGGTTTCTTGGTTGCCATTCCTGTATTCTTCGATGTAGGATTCATCATTCTTGTACCGATTGTATATGGTTTGGCAAAGAAAACCGGAAAGTCTCTACTATACTATGGGATTCCATTATTAGCAGGTCTTGCTGTTACACACAGCTTCATTCCGCCAACTCCAGGACCGATTGCTGTTGCTGATTTAATTGGAGCGGATCTTGGCTGGGTTATCTTATTTGGTACTCTTGCTGGTATTCCATCCATGATCATCGCTGGTCCACTTTTTGCAAAATTCATTTCGAAACGAATTCATGCTGTGGTTCCGGATTATATGCAAGTGGAAGAGATCGAGTATGATAAAGAGCTTCCGAGCTTTGCAATGATTGCGTCACTTATCTCGATTCCTTTAGTGTTGATCTTATTGAATACGCTTTCGGGTGTTCTATTAGATGAAGGAAATACCATTCGTTCAATCTTGACGTTCCTGGGTCATCCGTTCGTAGCGTTAACGATTGCGACGCTATTGACGTTTACATTATTAGGAACGAGACGTGGGTATTCCCGTCAAGACGTTCAGGATATTGCGACAAAAGCACTTGAGCCGGCTGGGATCATCATCCTTGTTACAGGTGCCGGTGGAGTGTTCAAGCAGGTTCTGATCGACTCAGGTGTCGGTGAAGTCCTTGGTGAAATGATGGCCGGTTCAAGCTTGCCTCCGATTGCCCTTGCTTTCTTAATTGCCATGGTCGTACGTGTGGCACAAGGTTCAGCGACTGTATCCATGGTCACGGCAGCAGGATTAATGAGTCCATTAATTTCCACTCTTGGTTTAGAAGGGCCGGTCCTTGGTTTAATGGTTATTTCCATTGCAGCAGGAGCAACTGTCTTCTCTCATGTGAATGACAGCGGATTCTGGTTAGTGAACCGTTATTTTGGATTAGATGTGAAAGATACGTTAAAATCATGGACAATGATGGAAACGCTCATCGGTTTTGTAGGATTTACCGTAGTATTCATTATAGGGATATTCATCGGATAA
- the gntK gene encoding gluconokinase has translation MIGVDIGTTSTKAVLFNEKGKAIYRHGVEYPLHTPAPGTAEQDPEEIFRAVISCIKEVTSNTSENISFVSFSSAMHSLILVDDKDQPLTPSITWADNRSAEWAEKIKKEMNGLEIYRRTGTPIHPMSPLVKLAWLQHEEPELFGKAAKFISIKEFVFHRFFGKYVVDYSIASATGMFHLENLAWDEEALKVAGVTNDQLSVPVSTTESLVGLKSEYTDMLGLSADTPFVVGASDGVLSNLGVNAIEPGVVAVTIGTSGAIRAVTDRPVTDPKGRIFCYALTDNHWVIGGPVNNGGMIFRWVRDELASAEVEVASRLGKDPYEVLTDIASKVEPGSEGLLFHPYMAGERAPLWNAKARGSFFGLGMHHKKEHMIRAVLEGIVMNLYSVLLALEELIGTPKRVQATGGFARSEIWRQMLADVFDQEVEVPESFESSCLGAVVLGMYGSGMIDSLEEVSEMVGSVHSHQPDPQATEAYRKLMPIFIRVPRLLEAEYEAISAYQEGS, from the coding sequence ATGATTGGTGTCGATATCGGGACAACCAGTACAAAAGCGGTACTTTTTAATGAAAAGGGAAAAGCGATATATCGTCACGGGGTCGAATATCCATTACATACACCAGCACCGGGAACGGCTGAACAGGATCCCGAAGAAATCTTCCGGGCAGTCATCAGTTGTATAAAGGAAGTGACCTCTAATACAAGTGAGAATATCTCGTTTGTGTCGTTCAGTTCTGCTATGCACAGCTTGATCTTAGTGGATGATAAGGACCAGCCATTGACTCCTTCCATTACCTGGGCTGATAACCGCAGTGCCGAGTGGGCAGAGAAGATAAAAAAAGAAATGAACGGATTGGAGATTTATCGTAGAACCGGGACTCCCATCCATCCCATGTCCCCACTCGTGAAGCTTGCCTGGCTGCAGCATGAGGAGCCGGAATTGTTCGGGAAAGCAGCTAAGTTCATTTCAATTAAAGAATTTGTGTTCCATCGCTTTTTCGGAAAATATGTTGTGGATTATTCAATTGCATCTGCAACAGGTATGTTCCATCTGGAAAACCTGGCCTGGGATGAAGAAGCGTTGAAGGTGGCAGGTGTCACCAATGATCAACTTTCGGTTCCTGTCTCAACAACTGAAAGCTTAGTCGGATTGAAATCCGAGTACACGGACATGTTGGGCTTATCAGCGGACACACCGTTTGTCGTCGGAGCAAGTGACGGGGTTCTATCGAATCTTGGCGTCAACGCCATTGAACCCGGTGTCGTAGCCGTTACGATCGGAACGAGTGGTGCGATCCGTGCTGTAACGGACCGTCCGGTAACGGATCCGAAAGGACGTATTTTCTGTTATGCCTTGACGGATAATCATTGGGTGATTGGAGGGCCTGTCAATAACGGTGGCATGATTTTCCGTTGGGTGCGGGACGAACTGGCTTCTGCAGAGGTGGAAGTGGCGAGCCGGTTAGGGAAAGATCCTTATGAAGTCCTTACGGATATTGCTTCTAAAGTAGAACCGGGCTCGGAAGGGTTACTCTTCCATCCATATATGGCCGGGGAGCGTGCGCCTCTTTGGAACGCAAAAGCACGCGGGTCTTTCTTCGGACTCGGCATGCATCACAAAAAAGAGCATATGATACGTGCTGTATTAGAAGGAATTGTCATGAATTTATACAGCGTTCTTCTGGCGCTGGAAGAATTAATCGGAACACCGAAAAGGGTCCAGGCAACGGGTGGATTTGCCCGCTCGGAAATTTGGCGTCAAATGCTCGCTGATGTATTTGATCAGGAAGTGGAAGTGCCGGAAAGCTTCGAAAGCTCATGTCTTGGGGCGGTGGTGCTCGGAATGTATGGCAGCGGAATGATCGACTCACTTGAGGAAGTAAGTGAAATGGTCGGTTCTGTACATTCTCATCAACCAGATCCACAGGCTACAGAAGCATATCGTAAGCTCATGCCGATCTTTATTCGTGTACCGCGTTTATTAGAAGCCGAATATGAAGCGATCAGTGCTTATCAGGAAGGGAGCTGA
- a CDS encoding YebC/PmpR family DNA-binding transcriptional regulator, producing the protein MGRKWNNIKEKKASKDANTSRIYAKFGREIYVAAKQGEPDPELNQTLKFVLERAKTYSVPKHIVDRAIEKAKGGSEENYDELRYEGFGPNGSMVIVDALTNNVNRTASEVRAAFGKNGGNMGVSGSVAYMFDATAVIGIEGKSEEEVMEILMEADVDARDIIEEDDAVIVYAEPDQFHAVQEAFKGAGVTEFTVAELTMLAQNDVELPEDGQAQFEKMIDAIEDLEDVQQVYHNVDLGE; encoded by the coding sequence ATGGGACGTAAGTGGAATAATATTAAAGAAAAGAAAGCGTCTAAGGATGCGAATACTAGTCGTATTTATGCGAAGTTCGGTCGTGAGATCTATGTTGCTGCCAAGCAAGGTGAGCCGGATCCTGAGCTGAACCAAACGCTGAAATTTGTTCTTGAGCGTGCGAAAACATACAGCGTACCGAAACATATCGTGGACCGTGCCATTGAAAAAGCAAAGGGTGGTTCAGAAGAGAACTATGACGAATTACGCTATGAAGGCTTCGGACCGAATGGTTCCATGGTCATTGTGGATGCACTGACGAACAATGTAAACCGAACTGCATCCGAAGTGCGTGCTGCTTTCGGCAAAAATGGCGGCAACATGGGTGTGAGTGGATCTGTAGCGTATATGTTCGATGCCACAGCCGTCATCGGTATTGAAGGAAAATCAGAAGAAGAAGTAATGGAAATTCTGATGGAAGCGGATGTAGACGCACGTGATATTATCGAGGAAGATGATGCTGTGATCGTATACGCTGAACCAGATCAATTCCATGCGGTTCAAGAAGCGTTTAAAGGTGCAGGTGTGACTGAGTTTACAGTAGCGGAACTGACTATGCTTGCGCAGAATGATGTCGAACTTCCAGAAGATGGTCAAGCTCAATTCGAAAAAATGATTGATGCGATCGAAGATTTGGAAGATGTTCAGCAGGTATATCATAATGTTGATTTAGGTGAATAA